The nucleotide sequence TTGGGGTGTTAGTATAGCAGGATTTCAAAACATTGTATTGTAGTATTATGGTGACTTAGGGTGGCAACATAGTTGAAATGTCAAAAGCCATTATTAACACATAGCTCATTCATCATTTATCAGAATAAAAgttatgatatattatataaGAGGACCATTTTATCAAACTTGGCCTAAAACTCATAAAAAAGTGTTAGGAACGACTATGTATCCTTGATATATAGTTCGGTAACAAATTGGAACTCAAAGTAACAAATTGGGCACAATTTGTGCCGATTCGCAGAAATGATCAAACAAATTTCTAGTTTTAATTAGCTAGGAAACAAactagcctttttttttttagtaattttgtcaaaaacaaaaaaaaaaacttttgtagcaatcaccttttttttttttttatttagtcacAAACAAAAGGACAAAAAGACTGACACCAACAAATGTAAAAAGTTGTTTGTAACCATTTATTTCACATGGAAACCACGTGATTGTGAAGAGCAATTCTTACCTAGTCACAAAcctaaatcaaaatatttgattcCATTGATTCTTGTATAATCAATAATGTGATATACGCTaccatttaatatataaaaatctttctctctattgtttgaAAGCTCCCAATGTGGACTATTTTTACATTACTGCAAGAGCTTAAACTACAgggattataatgttatgtgctCAAAACTTTCAATGTGGAAGTGGAACTATATTTATCctctatttaaaaatataaaaaaaatagtgaaccAACTATGTATCAACATATAAAATACTTTAACAGCAGCATATTTCGTACCTAAATCCGTACCACGTTCTATAGAGGATTGTTGGTTACAGCGAAAAGGTAACATCGCGAAAATTTCAGGAGcccttattttaataaatatctGCCCTAAATTACACCCAAGTCATCCCTTGTTTTCCGGCAAGAAAGCAATTGTATTGGCTAAATGATTTATCATGATGTGCTCGGGACGAAAACCCTGACAAATAACAATGatcttaacttatttaatttgaGTTGTTTGTATAAATACAAATACTGTAACCTCCAACAATCtaacttcaaattaaattatgttaaaatttgaaaataattcaaAGGTTTGGTGAGTGAAACAGGGCTACCAAAGAGGTAGCACGTGAATAATTAATTTGGCATATATAAATTCAGGCAATACATACATGAACCAATAAGATTACTCATCACAGTTGAATTTCTAAATGACAGTATACTGTAATAAATACATTATCACGGTCATACTAAGTAGTAATAAGCATAGAAAAAGGCACTGTTAATTAATAGTACTGCTGCAAATTATAGATATAACATGACTATGACAGAAGTTGATTAACTCTAAATTGATGCATGTATTATAGTTGCAGATGGATCATCGAAACATGGTGGGAGGCATACGAGGAGGAGCATGAGGTGGCCCAATCCAACCTTTGGAAGGGTTAAACCCTCTTGCTTTAAGTTCAGCATGTTCTTGGCATAAGGCACATGCATCACAACAGAAATGAACACAACAATCACAACATGGTTCAGCTGGTAAACCATATTTTGCTCTCAGTTTCTCTCTGTAAAGACATGAGTATAGCCAATGACATGTAATGGTCATCAGTAAACCGTATACACATCCTTGCATAGCACAAGCTGCATTCATTAATTCAAAATATCATGAATCAAAGTATACATATTTTgagtatatatatagaaaaataggtATTTAATGTTGTGTACTTACAACTACGTCCTTCATCCACAACTTCTGCAATTTGGCCAAATGTGATGCATGGTAAACAACATGTTATCAAACctgcaaatattttatatatcaatTACATATTAATCATGATAAATTAACCACTAAAActtacacacacacatatatatatatatatatatatatatatatatatgtgtgtgtgtgtgtgtgtgtgtgtgtgtattgaTCTTACATGTTCCTGGGTTTTCTCCACAGCCACATAATTTAGCTGACCATTTAGGTGGGGAAGAACGACCAAAGATGTTCATGTTATAACTACTTATTTAGTTGTTAGCAGAAAACTTCACTTTGAAGCAATAGAAACAATGTATATATATCTCAAAGAAGAAGATTAATTTACTCATTTAATTTGTGTTATCTATATACATACAAATACTGTATTCCAAAACAATTTCCATTGGAAACATCGGCtatattttcaattatattttgaagTGGTTGCTAAGACTTAGGACTCTTTCAATTCAAACATTGGAATGCCAAGTGGATTTTATATCATAATCGTTTATCTTTTTGCTTTAGGAATATCAAATGCCGTCTGATTAATCACGACTTAATTACTAATTAATTGCTTTTCGCCGTCTTCATAATTTTCTATTCTTTAGACTGTTATCCTTGCTTGAGTATCTTTAGTTTGTTCCACTTGTCTTGAGTAATTTTCGATAACCAATACTAAGTTATTATTTCATTGAAGTTGAATTCATCATAAGTATCTGAATTTGAACCATAGAACAATTTTACAATGCCCCAATCTGTTGAGTTGTTAATCCATGAAGTGAATAAAAGCAAGTTAAAATTGGATAAGCTttgtttgagaaaattatttagTTGATTAAGCTAGTTTCTTAACTAACAATTTACCATATAAATAAGTTGTACAATTCACCATTCATTAACCAATGAAAACATTGTTACAACAAACTCTTAtcttcatcatatctcaaattcatcatcattctatatatattatttctttttcattgacTTCTTGCAATATGCAAGAAATGTGTGATGCGCAAACAGTTGGCATCAAGAGTTTTGGATTCTGATTTTGGGAAACATGAGATGTTAATCTCTGGGAGAAACGAGTGAAGTGTGTGTGTGATTTCATAATTTCTTGCAAAGTAGTCATAAATAGGAATGTTGTTGATTCTTGGTGGGAGTAATTGGAAACGTAGAATCACATTGATGAAATCATTGTTTTGAGCTCAATATGTGTTGGAGATTGTCATGAATGCCTACGAAAATTATAAAGAACTTCAATCATCTTTGAAAGCACGTGAGTTGCTTGTGATTGAAAGAGGAACAAAGAGGTATGTGCAACAAGAATCGCTAGCACAAATCACCAAGAAAGATGGTTATGACTAGGTATGTACAACATGGAGCTTTTTGCATTCACTCACTTGGTATCTACTTTTAAGACTCCAAATCTCAAAGATCAATCTTGACTAACTTTGAGAATCTAAAATGGCGGTTAGCTTTGGTTGGAGGTGCAACTAGAGTTTAATGTCTCTCCTTTACAAAACAGAATTTTTGTCCTCATACACGACATGTGATAGTACAACATCTTTACTTTTTGGACTCATTGATCTTTTCCCATTTAACGGTCTTTTCTCTTATCCCTTAAGTAAGGAATGTTTGGTTCCCTAACTTCTCCGGTTGAATGTTAGGTATAGTTGTTTTGAGTATTTtgaaccacaaaaaaaaaatgcataaaaataaagaaaaagatagaaatgtaaagagagaaaaatatgaaaatagtttgttTGATTGACTGGTTGTGTCTAATTACAATACATGGTCTgagtaattataaaaataattaagccTATTAGCTAAAACATGTGGCCTACATTGACAAGCCTTTGCTGGGTTAATTTCTTATGTATTGTATGATAACTCCTTTGCCAATGGGATCGCAGCACCCCACGCTCAACTCTAGTCTGCCCTTCTCAATGTGAGTTGTTGGCAAGGTCCTTAGTGCGCAACTCCACAAAGATCAGGTCTTCACCCACATTCCTCAAAGTATTTAGTGGTGGTGATAAAAACATGGAACATGGGTTTCTCGCATCATTGCCGTCTCACTATATTTTGACTCAGCACTAAAGTTTCAAAGACCCACTTTCTGAGTTAGTGGCCTCGAGAAAGAATCATCTCCCTCACTCGATTTTTCTAACTTCACTTGCCATTCACTCGTCTTCAAGGTTTCCTCGCCAAATAGCACAATCACCTATTTTGCGAGATCAACTAGTTAATATGATGATTATTTTAGGTGTAACcaatattataacaaaaaaggatcatgaaaatatcattaatttgaCAAATGCATGTTAGATTAGTGCATCGTTTGAAATCGtgcaaaacccaaaaaaaaaaaaaaaaaattgtctctataaatatcttaaattttcTTTGAAGTCCCTTTATAAATTTTCAACAAGTTTTGGTCCCCCAAATATTTTCTGCCATAACTTCCAATCCATATGTTTAAGTCAACTCATTTGATTGCATTTTTTGCAATGATGtttcaaatattataacaatctcGCCCacaaaattttacaatttttctaAACGCTGattgaaaattcatatataattcataccttgttaaaaaaaaaaacaaggagtTTTCTAtaacataataaacataactacaaaaattcattaaatattttgaagGACATACATGAGTTTAAGTAAAAATTCGGATCAAAAGTCGTGACGGAAAACATTTATGCGGTAAAAACTTGTTGAAAATTGTTAAAGAGACTaaacacaaaatttgagtttgTATAGATCAAAAACTTGTTTAAccccaaattttatttaacaaatggattaactttacaatattaatttatttcaaaaattagcTCTTCTCACTGAATTATaacatattataattaattagagtAAGATATTTTTATGCGtgtcataattttaatttattgcataataataataataataataatattttataaaattgacaatcagattaaaactattttttaaatgattgagaaagaatgaaattattattatttaaagtgaGGTTACAAGATTGAACTCTTATTATTACTAACTCACACATCTTAGATATTTCaagggttaatatatgtttaccccTTGTAATATTAGCGGTTTCTTGTTTACCtcactaaaagaaaaaaaaatagattacaACCCTGTAATTTAAATATTCTTTGGTTTTAGACCttcttggcatcaaatttctaaaattaagaTACTTTTGTCTCATGTAATTTGAGCGAATTTTAGTTTATCCCTTATCATATATCATCGATATTTTACAGTCAAAATTCACAAAGGATAATCGATGTTAGAGGTTAAAAAATGACACATACAATAccacatatttaaaaaataaatggcaATAGGTACTGAGATGAGACAGGGCATAAAAGtacaaaaagatataaaaaataagggttaatagtacttttcacccctgtaatataggtcaattcggttttatgttttttaatttttaaaattaatttttgagatattttaaaaaataaaatctgatgtgaacaattaaaaataaatacaattttaaaaaaagccAAGTCAGCGCCGCATATGCGCATTTGATAAGTTGGATGGAGGAGGGGTGTTtttcggaagaaaaaaaaatattttacaaggatgcaaatcaaaccgaaaattttatagggacgaaaaccgaaattgacctatattacaggggtgaaaaacactattaaccgaaaaaattaatgatctcctaaaattaacttttactCTTCTACCTGCACTATTATCAATGGCCTAATCTTTGGCTTTTGATCATTTTGTCATTGGAATGTCACATGATTTCGACaataatttttccttttaaaaaaatttattttatcctGATTcccatgttttttttagaggaaatgatatttgaacaactatttttaaacaacttatgtgacaacactctcttttatattttcattgtacttttatttcctttcttcctCTTTCTATATATCTCTATTGTTATTGTTCGAtaagaaaagaggaaaaaaattatcacaaaagttgtttaaaatttgttttgcaAACATCATTCCTCTTTTTCTAGAGCCTGATTTCCATGTTATCATTAGGagaagttttgtttttaataataataataataataaaattgaaagaataataataattttttagtccctatacaTATATCATATTTCGGTTTTAGTCTTAATTTTCTTCGAACAATGGTCCTTAAAATGATTtatgcaaatatttttttattttgcataaataataattttaccttttaaaaaagaaaaaaattatataatcccgATTTCTACTTACCATTTGactctgctttttttttttttaaggggatcTTTGGACTCTGCTTtgatttttaaaagttaaatagtTTACATTCATTTGTcagaaatttcataaaaaacaatataatctTTTCCATGGCTgtgaaataatttgattttataatcttaactaattattttaaaatctctgataattaaatttattctatcactttgtaaatttatatagGTTTTTatgataagtaaaaaaaatgacaaaagagTACAAGGATACTCCTCCAATCATGACCGGAAAAAAGTCAAATCCTGTCGCATGGACATTTTAATTATAAGTGTTACTAGATAGTTTTTAGATGACACAATCATCGTTCTTTATATGGTACCACACActcttgttattttttaattaaatgaattaatttgaaaataattattgcAGATTTCTAGATTTATCCGAGTACAATTTATCTATCAAGTGTTGAATAAGCTAAACTACATTGAAATTAGCAAAAAGAAAGTCATCATTAACATTGAATCATCTTCCATATAAGCTATGTAAAAAGAGATTTTATGAGATTCtctcaatcaaataaatattttaatgtaagaaaaaagtataattttgaaaaagaaccACGCGTCAAAAATATACTCCCTTTGCACTCAACTTCAATGTGCAATTTCTTAGTCTTAAGAATAAACATACTCGCCCACCTTTTTCTTCTCTATCTTCTTTTGTGCTTCAATCATGTTGATCGGAAAGAAAAGTCAAGATTGTCAAAAAATTGAGATGAAAAAATGAGCAACGAGAGCAACTTGCAAGTGACATTCTCGAAGCATTGCAATGGCCTATTCAAGAAAGCTAGCGAGCTTTGCACCCTTTGTGGTGCATATATTGCTCTCATTGTATTCTCACCTAGTGAGAAGGTGTTTTCATTTGGTCACCCAAATGTTGATACGGTCATAGATCGTTATCTCTCAAGTACCACCCCAAAACAGTGGCCCTATGCAATTCATTGAGGCTAATCGTAGTGCCAAATTGCGCGAGCTTAATGCTATGCTGACTCAAATCAATGATGCACTAGACATAGGAAAGAAGCGTGAGAATGAGTTGAGTGATTTGCGCAAGAAGAATGAGACTCAATTTTGGTGGGCTTGTCCCATTGAAGGGATGGATAGGGTCCAACTTCAATTATTGAAAAAGGCTTTGTTGGATCTTAAGAAACGTATTGGACAACATGCTAATATGGTTGTAAGTCAGGGGACTCCTACCCAAACCTTTCCATTTTTTGTTGGCAATGGTTCATCCTCTAATATGCCTATCGAGCACTAGCTAAATCATCAACAAGCTTCAAACTTTCCGGCTGAATTTTTTCAAAACCCTATGTTGCAACCTCTTTTGTTTGGTTTCAACAATATGGGAGGAGGGTGGACATGGTCCCTCCGGATTCTATTGATCTAGGTCCATAGATCCACCTTAAGATGctcttattaatttatttcatattttttatttgatgttattttaagttaatttcAATTAAAGCACAAAGGCTTGACTAGTTTCGTATGTATGTAGCTTGGTTAGGACTGCAAAATAATGATGTTGTATTATCTATTCTTCGAATAAAGAgcatcttatttatttttatattcatatctctcttaaattttcattaattgttttaaattcAATGAATCTATTTCATTCATTCGTCGTTTTTCAGTCATCTAATTGAATGTTTTAAAATTACGatcaagtgtaaaaaaaaaaggttggcAGGAGAAGAACCATGAAGACTTGtgataaaatcaatttaaagtttttggataatttacactttgtttttattttttattgattttatctaTTATAGATAATCATGTTGAAAGGTTGTTGGACATTAAATATGTGTATCTTTACGAGAAATATGTTGCGGAAATCTAACCACTTCCATTAGAAAAAACCTACTACTATATTGGTATCGGATCTTTTACATTGAATTGTCACATTACGATGATGTGTAAAATTAAAGATTCTAATTCATTGCTAAAGAATTTACTGTTTCTTTCCGAGAGAAGTTTGTCGCAGAGGTGTTATAAAGGAATTTAACCGACACTATGACAAAATGTGTGAATTTCACCATTCTTAAAGAGCTAATTTTATAGTAAATTCTCATAGGATTTtgtggtttttttctttctgatttATGCGGTTTGTGTcccttaatctaattttttattcattaaaaacgATTTCAATATGCGCATATTGTACAATTTAGATCATTTTGTTAATTAGATCAATGTCAAAGATTTatggttaaaaaatatatgcCAATTTAGAAGACAATCAATCTATACATAAACAActagtggcggagccaggaattttatagagcctgggcaaaaaatttatcgcaaaacgttacttccttcctgcgaataatttcacatttcctacaGATATATCTTTCCTGCGGAACCTAAATCCTTGACAAAATTTGCAGGAAATGTGTTTCCTACGGgtaaatccgcaggaaaagctAAAATTTCTAGTAATGGTTGAATTTGCTATAAAGAAAGTTGGAGCTGAGCCTAGGCACTagcccaggctagctggggtGGCTCCGCCCATGTAAACAACCTCAATGCAATTTAGAGTTAACACACATACAAATTAACTGTGGGCTAGCCTCGTGTGCATATTTTTGACTAACTCGTCTTTATAAAgataattattatgattttttttagcaacaaacaattatgtttttttactaagtatttattatttaaattattaataacttttatagaatattaaataaacaaatttactATTAGATAATGTTATACTGTGTCATTATCATGTTAAATGAAATCgaaaaattaacaacataaatttatactcctaaaaaaaacaaaaattaatagaaaaatggtTTCTACGGCTAGATTGGATAATGAAGTAGATATGTGCTACCTATGATTAGATCTATTAGGCCATGtagatatattttaaattattttcagcacattgattttagttaaagggaacttaatatattattaaatgagaagaaaatacaaaggaGGGGGAACTGGGCCAAAACCTcttcaaaaagagaaaaatttgtATCTTGGAGAGTCAAGCCTATCTCTAATTAATATACAACTCATTCTAAAAAATTGGGACATAATACCAAATAGTGAAATCATACAAATTCAATCCCACATGTGCTAACCTATCAACACATTGATTATCGTCCATAAATGTTTGGAAAACTATCAACTTCATGCATGTCGATAAATCATGCAGTTTTCCCATCTATTCCTTGCACTACAAGGAATTGTGGCATCGGATTTGAAAGCTAGAACTACAAGGGAGGAGTTTGTATGAATAAAAAGATTGTTCCATATATTGTGATAGGTTATCTCAATGGCTCTGATCGCACCAACTTGTTCACCAATGAAAGCATTTCCACTCCATAAACTCCTCTAGAACATTTGATTAGGTCAATTTTTCTATCCTGCACTAGCTTTGTGATGCCTCTACTAAGCACTTCTCTTCCAGACAAAAGAGAAGAGGAGACAAGGGTTCACCTTACACCTCTTTGACAATGAAAATATCCTTGCTGAGAAGTGAGAACCATTGATAGAGATAGATAGAGTTTCTGAGGTGAGAATTTCTTCTATCCAATTACGGAAAGTGGTACGGGACCCAAATATGCGTAAGACTTTAATAAAAAGTTTCCAACCTAATGTGTCAAATGTCatataaatgtaaattttaattgCTAAATTACCACCAAAAAATTTCTTGTTAAGAAAGTTTATTTCTTCAGATGCCAAACCAATGCAGTCTCTAATATGTCTCCCTCTAATAAAGCATCTTCGATCCTCTAAGATAATCTATCTACCAGGATCTttaaaatgactctaaattTAAATATGGCCATATCAATGGATCAATACTGCTCAATTGTATCTACATTTGCATGTTTAGGAAGCAATATAAGAGTATTTGCAATGAAGTTGGGAAGGATCCATCTAGTAGTAAAAAAACTccaaaacaacattaatcatatcTTATCTTGCTTAATGATTCTCCAataagtttgataaaaataagctCCAAAGCCATCTCGACCTTGTgctccatattttttttaagtcaaacacttcattttttttatttcctaagCATATGGAAGCATAGTGAGCATAGTGTTAACTGCATCATCAATACAATTAGGAGTAACTTCTTCTACAAGTAACTGTTCCTACACAAAATGGTTaatagaaaaaaagtttttataatAGTTAACAATGTGTCCTATAACTTTAGGTGGCCTCCTTACCATATGTAACCAGCTTGAAGGTTAGACTGGTTGTAAGCATCACTTTCCATTGGGTCCCACCCCAGGGTTAGATGCGGGAATAACTTTAGGTTGAGAATAAGGAGTAGGAGATACATGTTGCATATGAATTGTATGAACTTGTCGTGGTCCTATCGAGGTAATAGCCGACTAGCTTTGATTAATAATGCTGAGACTCTTTCCAAACCAAGGTGCATAAGCCAATTGTAGTCTTTATATGGggaattcaatttttcattggtaAGGATTGTATTGGCCCACTAGGAATGCCAAATTTATTGATGGAAGCATGAAATTAGTCAAAGTCGGATGAGTTTACTCAACTATGATTAACTTTGCTTCAAACGATTGATGTTGAGGAAGGAATGTTGTCCCTCATGTGTGAGTTTCTTAACTTTTCCAGAAGATTGTTTGGTATAGTTGTTTAAGGTTTCTTAGGTACATTAAGAAatgtataaaattaaatatagaaaaatgtgaaaatagCTTGTTTGATTGATTGGATGTGtgtaatttcaaaatattgtcTAAGTGCTTAtataaaaaaggtaaaattacacttttagtcccttaacttaatttcaggtaacagtttggtccttcatcttttttatttcaatttggtcctttttttttttcatatgaatttttaagtttaaaattcatgattttattttcttatagtctttcaatctttaaatttatgatcctcgtctatgtttgcataagaatattagatttgaagcttgaaaatgtatataaaaatggacaaaaatgaccaaattgaaatgaaaaaaagataaaggacaaaACTGTtacttgaaaataaattaagagactaaaagtgtaattttgcctataaAAACTTAAGCCTATTATCCAAAAGACGTGGCCTACATTAATTAATGTGCCTTTGCTCGATTGATTTCACGAGTTGTGTGATAACGCTCATGTTAATGAGATTATGGTGCCCCGCGTCCAACACTAGTTTCCTCTTCTTGGCTTGAGCCACTGATAATGTCATTAGAGAGCAACTCCATGGACATAATGTCTTCTTTCTCATTCCATAATGTGTTTAGTCGTGATAAAAATAGTGAATGTGGGTATATCACGTCATTTTCTAGCCTAAGTATATTTTGACTAAGTTTTGAGGTTTTGAAGATCCGTGTTCTAAGTTAGTGGCCTCGAGAAAGAATCATCTTCCTCACTCGACTGCAATAGATTCGCTTAATCTTCACTCATATTGGAGGCTTCCTCACCTAATATCTCATTCACCTATTTGTCGAGATTAGCTAACAAGATGATTATTTTAGGTGTAAACAATATCATAACTAAAAGAGGATCAAGAAAGTATCATTAATTTGACTAGTACATGCTAGATTATTGCATCTTGACATAACTGCAATTTTTGggattaaataagtttttagtctctataaatttttcaaattttgtgtttagttcttctaaaaaatttcagtATGTTTTGGTCCCCTAGATGTTTTTCACTATGACTTTTGGTCTGTATGCTTAAGTCAACTCATTTGTactattcacattttttaatgaatttttacaGAGatgattataatattataacaatatcCCTcataaaaattaagattttttaatgaaacataaatttttCTAAATGCTAAAAGCATAAAAGTCCATATTTAATTCATCActcattaaataaaattaaacttttacTAGAAAGATTTCTATAACGTAATAAACATGACtgcaaaaattaattcaaaattttgaaggatataCATGAGTTTGATTAAAAACAGTGACCAAAAGTCGTAACGAAAAACATTTTGTagactaaatttttttgaattttttaaaatggagtaaaaaaaaaaatgagatacaAACCTTTCTTGTCACCCTCTTCAAACACTAGATCCTCCAGTGGGTTTTACGGTGGTGGCCATTGCAGCGCCAGTGGTTTTTGTGTGGTTGTTTGTCAAAGCATTTGTGTGTTACACCACAAAACGCGTCTGTATTGGTTTCTGGTTTGGTCTTTTACGACACCTCCTTGTGGTGACTAGAGTGGCTCCATCTAAgatctgtttgttggttttgcAGTTGTGGTTCGTTCCCGGTGGTGGTTCCTTGTTCCAGATCTATTCATGATTAAATGGGTTTCTGAAAAATCCGGTTTTGATTTGGGTCATCTCAATTTCGATCCGAATCTGGTCTCTTAAAATCATTGTTAGCTTCGCTGCAGTGGTTAGGTTCTGTTCTGGTTTCGAGTTCGTCCTG is from Medicago truncatula cultivar Jemalong A17 chromosome 1, MtrunA17r5.0-ANR, whole genome shotgun sequence and encodes:
- the LOC11430530 gene encoding cell number regulator 9; the protein is MNIFGRSSPPKWSAKLCGCGENPGTCLITCCLPCITFGQIAEVVDEGRSSCAMQGCVYGLLMTITCHWLYSCLYREKLRAKYGLPAEPCCDCCVHFCCDACALCQEHAELKARGFNPSKGWIGPPHAPPRMPPTMFR